One Magnetococcales bacterium genomic region harbors:
- a CDS encoding type II/IV secretion system protein yields the protein MAQQRRKVRIGDALVAQGMITEEQLMKALGEQKKSGKKLGQTLAYLGILSETKFLEFLSKQLDLPFVDLRNFQFQQEIIQKIPESHARRFRAIALAENKEGLLVGMADPTDIFIFDELTRLLKRPPRLAMVSETDLLRTMDRVFRRTEEIQEHAEALGEEIQKSAAFSLDQIVQSEMAVDAPVVKILQSLFEDALQVNASDIHIEPDEDVLRIRQRIDGILHEQIVKEKQIAPALVSKLKLMAGLEIAEKRLPQDGRFNMTVKDRSVDVRLSTLPIQDGESVVMRLLDQTGDSLNLQMVGMEEELLKRFTYFIHRPHGLILVTGPTGSGKTTTLYGALNALNEPGRKIITVEDPVEYRLPRINQVQIHAKIGLTFASVLRTVLRQDPDVVLVGEMRDKETSEIAIRAALTGHLVLSTLHTNDAISTAIRLVDMGVQSFAVASALRCILAQRLVRRVCRDCAAPYELEEHERVLLQGLLGVQGGPLPTLVKGQGCTQCNNTGYRGRIAVIEMLEVKGSLVSALSRDDTAGFIEAAKKQKGYVPLHMAALNYAIKGVTTMEEVMRLTTEIGDPDDDEEEEGRVVKKAPYPVAEAAVENAV from the coding sequence CTGGCCCAGCAGCGGCGCAAGGTGCGGATCGGTGATGCCCTGGTTGCCCAGGGCATGATCACCGAAGAGCAACTGATGAAGGCGCTGGGGGAACAGAAAAAGAGCGGCAAAAAGCTCGGACAGACCCTGGCCTACCTGGGAATCCTCAGCGAAACCAAATTTTTGGAATTTCTTTCCAAGCAGTTGGACCTGCCATTCGTCGATCTGCGCAATTTTCAATTCCAGCAGGAAATCATCCAGAAAATTCCCGAAAGCCATGCGCGGCGTTTCCGGGCCATTGCCCTGGCCGAAAACAAGGAAGGCCTTCTGGTGGGGATGGCCGATCCCACGGATATTTTTATTTTTGATGAATTGACCCGGCTGTTGAAGCGTCCCCCCCGGCTGGCCATGGTGAGCGAAACCGATCTGTTGCGTACCATGGATCGGGTCTTCCGGCGCACGGAAGAGATCCAGGAACATGCCGAGGCCCTGGGCGAGGAGATTCAAAAATCCGCAGCTTTCAGCCTGGATCAGATCGTCCAGTCGGAGATGGCCGTCGATGCTCCGGTGGTGAAAATTCTCCAATCGCTCTTCGAGGATGCCTTGCAGGTCAATGCCTCGGATATTCACATCGAGCCGGATGAGGATGTGTTGCGCATTCGTCAACGGATTGACGGAATTTTGCATGAGCAGATCGTCAAGGAGAAACAGATTGCCCCGGCGCTGGTGTCGAAGCTCAAACTGATGGCAGGCTTGGAGATTGCCGAAAAGCGTCTGCCGCAGGATGGACGGTTCAACATGACCGTCAAGGATCGCAGTGTCGATGTACGTTTGTCCACGTTGCCGATCCAGGATGGCGAATCGGTGGTGATGCGGTTGCTGGACCAAACCGGGGACAGCCTGAATCTGCAAATGGTGGGCATGGAGGAGGAACTACTCAAACGGTTCACCTATTTCATCCATCGGCCCCACGGTTTGATTCTGGTGACGGGTCCCACCGGCAGCGGCAAGACCACGACGCTGTATGGGGCGCTCAATGCGCTGAATGAGCCAGGGCGCAAAATCATTACGGTCGAGGATCCGGTCGAATACCGTTTGCCCCGTATCAACCAGGTGCAGATTCATGCCAAGATTGGTTTGACCTTTGCCAGTGTGTTGCGAACCGTGTTGCGGCAGGATCCGGATGTGGTGCTGGTCGGGGAAATGCGGGACAAGGAGACCTCGGAGATTGCCATCCGTGCGGCCTTGACCGGCCATCTGGTCCTCTCCACCCTCCACACCAACGATGCCATCAGCACGGCCATCCGCCTGGTGGATATGGGAGTACAGAGTTTTGCGGTGGCGTCGGCGTTGCGCTGTATCCTGGCCCAGCGTCTGGTGCGGCGCGTGTGCCGGGATTGTGCGGCACCCTACGAACTTGAAGAACATGAACGGGTCTTGTTGCAGGGGTTGCTGGGGGTCCAGGGTGGCCCCCTGCCGACGCTGGTCAAGGGACAGGGGTGTACCCAATGCAACAATACCGGATACCGCGGGCGTATAGCCGTGATTGAAATGTTGGAGGTCAAGGGATCCCTGGTTTCGGCCCTGAGTCGGGATGATACGGCCGGCTTCATCGAGGCGGCCAAAAAACAGAAAGGGTACGTCCCCTTGCACATGGCGGCCCTGAATTATGCCATCAAGGGAGTCACCACCATGGAAGAGGTGATGCGGCTGACCACGGAAATCGGTGACCCGGATGACGATGAAGAGGAAGAGGGGAGGGTTGTCAAAAAAGCCCCATACCCGGTTGCAGAAGCGGCTGTCGAAAACGCGGTTTGA
- the mshL gene encoding pilus (MSHA type) biogenesis protein MshL: MKVYRHRLVGFIAKRPVLVWMVGVSLLVSCVGMQQGEKSQFKDAVDTIMPESVKAERHKRDAVARGDLPEMVLEALLPSLKGPAIADKAKKVATRPDEHRIDLIMSEGGKIPARDLFLSLVEGTRYTMIVHPKIDMDVSLPLTLVDVTVRDAVDTICEIYGFDCSFREPEHRDSWGSFRIFPRRLATRTFRVDILAVARKGSSNTSVSSGSVSSTTKTSNQSGGGTSTTSDISGSNIKTTNDSDFWEELEKTLKTFLKMSPSTGGQSAKPSEGGDETGSTTGDVAGSSPGATGSGGAAGAGAATEKKVQVATSPDGKSYMINRQAGLLMVRAYPEDLREIESYLNKLAQRSRRQVILEAKILEVELSDGFEFGVDWMAINRGLGTKTPLASEPRTGVTSATGSSASPFQLFTTQPTSTTTGTNPDGSTFTTTTTPSISMVDGKTGILSRAASDGPFALALRAHDFVGFLNMLQTQGKVQVLSNPRVSTVNNQKAVIKVGEDEYFMTSMEASTSTSQSGSTGTTVTPKFQNFFSGVALDVVPQIGDDGMITLHIHPLITTVTEKNRILEYGGTRNVYPLAFSSSREVDTMVRVRSGEMVVIGGLMKKQQRLTDGKVPILGDLPLIGSLFNNSKKSTVKSELVILMRPQVIEGSQDWAGVLDETADRIDKMETNSPLWWAK, encoded by the coding sequence ATGAAGGTTTACCGCCATCGATTGGTGGGTTTCATTGCCAAAAGGCCGGTCCTGGTTTGGATGGTGGGTGTTTCTCTTCTGGTTTCGTGCGTCGGAATGCAGCAGGGGGAAAAATCCCAATTCAAGGATGCTGTCGATACCATCATGCCGGAGAGCGTCAAAGCCGAGCGCCACAAGAGGGATGCCGTTGCCCGGGGGGACCTGCCCGAGATGGTTCTGGAGGCTTTGCTGCCATCCTTGAAAGGACCCGCCATTGCGGATAAAGCCAAGAAAGTGGCGACTCGCCCCGATGAACATCGGATCGACCTGATCATGTCCGAGGGAGGCAAGATACCGGCGCGTGATCTTTTTTTGAGCCTGGTGGAAGGAACCCGGTACACGATGATCGTGCATCCGAAGATTGATATGGACGTGTCACTGCCCTTGACGCTGGTGGATGTGACCGTGCGGGATGCCGTGGATACCATCTGCGAAATCTACGGCTTCGATTGCAGTTTCCGGGAACCGGAACATCGGGATTCCTGGGGCAGTTTCCGGATTTTTCCCAGGCGATTGGCGACCCGGACTTTCAGAGTTGACATTTTGGCAGTGGCGCGCAAAGGCTCTTCCAATACCTCTGTCAGTTCCGGAAGTGTCTCCAGCACCACGAAAACATCGAATCAATCAGGAGGAGGCACATCGACGACATCGGATATTTCCGGGAGCAACATCAAGACAACCAACGATTCCGATTTTTGGGAGGAGCTGGAAAAGACCCTGAAGACTTTCCTGAAAATGTCTCCATCTACCGGTGGACAATCTGCCAAACCATCTGAAGGGGGTGATGAGACCGGAAGCACCACGGGGGATGTTGCGGGGAGTTCCCCGGGAGCCACAGGGAGTGGTGGTGCGGCGGGGGCCGGTGCTGCGACGGAGAAAAAAGTCCAGGTAGCCACATCCCCGGACGGCAAGAGCTACATGATCAACCGCCAGGCCGGATTGTTGATGGTACGGGCCTATCCGGAAGATTTGCGCGAAATTGAAAGCTACTTGAACAAATTGGCCCAGAGAAGTCGCCGTCAGGTCATTCTGGAGGCCAAAATATTGGAGGTGGAACTCAGTGACGGGTTTGAGTTCGGCGTGGACTGGATGGCCATCAACCGTGGACTTGGCACAAAAACGCCTCTGGCCAGCGAACCCAGGACGGGGGTGACGAGTGCCACGGGCAGTTCGGCATCACCGTTCCAGTTGTTTACGACCCAACCGACCTCGACGACCACGGGGACAAATCCGGATGGTTCGACATTTACGACGACGACGACGCCCAGCATCTCCATGGTGGACGGCAAGACGGGAATCCTCTCCCGGGCTGCCAGTGACGGCCCTTTTGCCCTGGCTTTGCGGGCGCACGATTTTGTCGGATTTCTCAATATGTTGCAAACCCAGGGCAAGGTGCAGGTTCTCTCGAATCCCCGGGTTTCCACGGTGAATAATCAAAAGGCGGTGATCAAGGTCGGTGAGGATGAATATTTCATGACCAGTATGGAGGCATCCACAAGCACAAGCCAGAGCGGTTCCACCGGGACCACCGTGACCCCCAAGTTCCAAAACTTTTTTTCGGGGGTGGCATTGGATGTGGTACCGCAGATCGGGGATGACGGCATGATCACGTTGCACATCCATCCTTTGATCACCACCGTGACGGAAAAAAACCGGATTCTGGAGTATGGGGGAACCCGGAACGTCTATCCCCTGGCCTTCAGCAGCTCCCGGGAAGTGGACACCATGGTGCGGGTCCGGAGCGGCGAAATGGTGGTGATTGGTGGCCTGATGAAAAAACAGCAACGTCTGACAGATGGCAAGGTTCCCATTCTTGGGGATTTGCCCCTGATCGGATCTCTTTTCAACAACAGCAAGAAAAGTACAGTCAAGAGTGAACTGGTCATCCTGATGCGGCCGCAAGTGATCGAAGGGTCACAGGATTGGGCAGGTGTGCTGGATGAAACAGCCGACCGTATCGACAAGATGGAAACCAACAGCCCGCTTTGGTGGGCCAAATAA
- the queG gene encoding tRNA epoxyqueuosine(34) reductase QueG — translation MDTRINRVDLKEKLRRQALLVGFDVAGFAPPNPPPNGHYLAEWLAAGRQGEMTWMARHVEQRQNPALMLDGVGSILVVGTNYRPPDNPLDSLQDPEAMSVAACARNRDYHLVLKKQLHQVHQWLEGEVGHPVPARMFVDTAPVMEKPLAVLAGLGWQGKNTLLVSRRFGCWLLLAELFLTLPLPPDEPERDHCGDCRRCQDACPTQSLALPYRLDARQCLAYMTIEARGAFPERGRQVLGNRVYGCDNCVAVCPFNRFAPVTQKTDFLPRSELQEPKLADFVALEEGRFREIFRQSPIKRLGRERFLRNLDMALKNK, via the coding sequence ATGGATACAAGAATAAACAGGGTGGATCTGAAAGAAAAATTACGCCGCCAGGCCCTGCTGGTCGGGTTTGATGTGGCCGGTTTTGCCCCGCCAAATCCCCCGCCCAATGGTCACTATCTGGCCGAGTGGTTGGCTGCGGGGAGACAGGGTGAGATGACCTGGATGGCACGGCATGTGGAACAACGCCAGAATCCAGCCCTCATGCTGGATGGGGTTGGTTCCATCCTGGTGGTGGGTACCAATTATCGTCCGCCAGACAATCCCCTGGACAGTTTGCAGGACCCGGAAGCCATGAGTGTGGCGGCCTGCGCCCGCAATCGGGATTATCATCTGGTCCTGAAAAAACAATTACATCAAGTGCATCAGTGGCTGGAAGGAGAGGTGGGACATCCGGTGCCGGCCAGAATGTTTGTGGACACGGCTCCGGTCATGGAAAAACCATTGGCGGTCCTGGCGGGTTTGGGGTGGCAGGGAAAAAATACCCTTTTGGTATCCCGTCGGTTTGGGTGCTGGCTGCTGTTGGCGGAGTTGTTTTTGACGCTGCCTTTGCCGCCGGATGAACCGGAGCGGGATCATTGTGGCGATTGCCGGCGTTGCCAGGATGCCTGCCCGACCCAGTCGTTAGCGCTACCGTACAGGCTCGATGCCAGACAGTGCTTGGCCTATATGACCATCGAAGCTCGGGGAGCCTTTCCTGAGAGGGGACGACAGGTGTTGGGCAATCGCGTGTATGGCTGTGACAATTGTGTGGCGGTGTGTCCTTTCAATCGTTTTGCTCCGGTGACTCAAAAAACCGACTTTTTGCCGCGTTCGGAGTTGCAGGAACCGAAATTGGCGGATTTTGTGGCGCTGGAGGAGGGGAGATTCAGGGAAATATTCCGGCAATCGCCGATCAAAAGGCTGGGCAGGGAGCGGTTTTTGAGGAATCTGGATATGGCATTGAAGAACAAATAA
- a CDS encoding type II secretion system F family protein produces the protein MPNFRYSGRSGNGAVVKGTLQAPSADAVVDQLLNRGIEPIEIAEDAGGAGGEIQLSFLEEWPSDNDLILFSRQMYTLTKSGVSLVRSFQGLADGTHNKRLARAMRQIIEDLQAGRDLSAAMAEHPKIFNQLYLRIVRMGEETGRMQESFLQLYQYMEIEKETRKRIKGALRYPMFVMIAIVGAMFVVTYKVIPAFKGVFAQFKADLPVFTKILLSASAFTEQYAAFILLGMGILIFSIRYYVNSKEGRKHWDRYKLRMPIVGTIINRATLSRFARAFAMGSRSGLPIIQTLFAVGEAVDNEYVAMKILEMRNGIERGESMIQAAFSSELFTPLVLQMMAVGEETGSMDEMMQEVAEFYEREVEYDVQNLTSAIEPILLLVIGALVLVLALGIFMPMWDLGSAAMHKG, from the coding sequence ATGCCCAATTTTCGTTACAGTGGTCGCAGCGGCAACGGTGCCGTTGTCAAGGGAACGCTCCAGGCTCCGTCAGCCGATGCCGTGGTGGATCAACTGCTCAATCGAGGCATCGAACCCATTGAGATTGCAGAGGACGCAGGGGGAGCAGGCGGGGAGATTCAACTCTCTTTTCTGGAAGAGTGGCCCAGTGACAATGACTTGATCCTGTTTTCCCGGCAAATGTATACCCTGACCAAATCCGGGGTTTCCCTGGTACGCTCCTTTCAGGGCCTGGCGGATGGCACCCATAACAAAAGGCTTGCCCGGGCCATGCGGCAGATCATCGAGGATTTGCAGGCGGGTCGGGACCTCTCGGCGGCCATGGCAGAACATCCGAAAATATTCAATCAACTCTATCTGCGCATTGTCCGCATGGGGGAGGAGACCGGACGCATGCAGGAGTCGTTCCTGCAATTGTATCAATACATGGAGATTGAAAAAGAGACGCGCAAAAGAATCAAGGGAGCCTTGCGCTATCCCATGTTTGTCATGATCGCCATTGTCGGGGCCATGTTTGTGGTCACCTACAAGGTGATTCCGGCCTTCAAGGGGGTGTTTGCCCAGTTCAAGGCCGACCTGCCGGTATTCACCAAAATATTATTATCTGCTTCGGCGTTTACCGAACAATATGCCGCTTTTATTCTTCTTGGCATGGGAATATTGATCTTTTCCATTCGTTACTATGTCAACTCGAAAGAGGGACGCAAGCATTGGGACCGGTACAAGTTGCGCATGCCCATTGTCGGGACCATCATCAACCGGGCTACCCTCTCTCGTTTTGCGCGGGCTTTTGCCATGGGTTCCCGTTCCGGTTTGCCGATCATCCAGACCCTCTTTGCCGTGGGGGAGGCGGTGGACAATGAGTATGTTGCCATGAAAATCCTTGAAATGCGCAATGGTATCGAACGGGGGGAGAGCATGATCCAGGCCGCCTTTTCCAGTGAATTGTTCACGCCGCTCGTCCTGCAAATGATGGCGGTGGGTGAAGAGACCGGCTCCATGGACGAAATGATGCAGGAAGTGGCAGAATTCTATGAGCGGGAGGTGGAGTATGATGTTCAGAATTTGACCTCGGCCATCGAACCGATTCTTCTGCTCGTGATCGGTGCCCTGGTTCTGGTTCTGGCCCTGGGCATCTTCATGCCCATGTGGGACCTGGGTTCGGCGGCTATGCATAAAGGCTGA
- a CDS encoding PIN domain-containing protein — protein MKILTYVDANVLIAAFAAKYQIREISMAVLRDPDRNLLVSDALWLEIMPKAMFYKRSREIEFYEQYISLAVRWIPWNTTVVAMAKNLASRYGLSAMDAIHVASAIVGGADELVTGEKFTKPMLKIKELRVISLNFRDQAS, from the coding sequence ATGAAAATTCTGACCTACGTTGATGCCAATGTGCTGATAGCAGCTTTTGCAGCTAAATACCAGATTCGTGAAATTTCCATGGCTGTATTGCGTGATCCAGATCGAAATCTGTTGGTGAGTGATGCGCTTTGGTTGGAAATCATGCCCAAGGCAATGTTTTACAAACGTTCCCGTGAAATCGAATTTTACGAACAATATATTTCCTTGGCTGTCAGGTGGATACCCTGGAATACCACTGTTGTTGCGATGGCCAAAAATCTGGCATCGCGTTATGGTTTGTCTGCCATGGATGCAATACATGTTGCATCGGCTATCGTTGGGGGGGCTGATGAGTTGGTGACTGGAGAAAAATTTACTAAACCTATGCTGAAAATAAAAGAATTGCGAGTTATATCTTTGAATTTCCGTGACCAGGCAAGCTGA
- a CDS encoding SPOR domain-containing protein, which translates to MSLIHQMLRDFEKIRHAPGHSLGEVGADGMVKVPVGMGSGSGRQKMLWLAAGMALATAFAVTPWIWQGHSGNTSRSAEPKIRQESSAGQREPQRFPGDGSLTGDSQSRSPNFDVDASEDADVSLESDTDFVSGDHDQESESAKAGKRLASGNATAPVNPVSGVARDPGKVFPAPFMVQLGVFFTTEEAIRFQAGLPAKVRESSRISPVRDFLNRPMFAVRSGPFGSREEAAAVSGMYDAQGVEGAFVAQAVEEVPLVQMDGKVSNPSVDVLPPVLSATPQSHATEVDPPATTGGENGKPFFLYAIQAGSFREGSAAESLAAKLRDKGQFPYILRLRGVDNALWHSVCFGLFTDMEVAKKALKQFKGGELGKAYVLPVESRSFIKFIARRNDGTVAPGVLDNETTPDNEKKRTNKTRSDKSREAKVMEAKVAEAKVAEAKVAEAKVAEARVAEAKVTEAKVEEAKVAEAKVTEAKAAEAKVTEAKVQETRNVASRARESMPRQSVAETTVAEPEVAEVSGVSGSGGDLSGKSRAAETNKSSGNLPAAGVGSRVVSQKNYIDEKDRYAIQVGAFMEDETARDLVRELRKRGYDPYILELPNGNTAGKMRKTVRIGSFHELRDAEKANIEFRKREKRDGYVVTIDSSHSPGDMSGKGEKLVLASKGGEEVLVKKGDGPVQVNKSDAAVDVLEDYSNKTGEAAMVAAEADPLLTDHAAPAGKPAKVSEKQTETGAGAEKPYPFLHKPKPLKDVIQKAGDGVSGKSMQSDKFYQEAQRLEQGGDLKGAEEFARRALDLNPVNQRAREFLARILFTSGRSNEAYPLLSEGLAKGFDAGLVKLFARILVQDGKTESALGVLENAQAQGGAEDEELMALLAAMYQRNKNHWKAIELYEKLLAKHTDNSIWWMGLAISLEGVEEKTSALQAYQNAMDNGQLKLNLKNFVGKRIQALSN; encoded by the coding sequence GTGAGCCTGATTCATCAAATGTTGCGTGATTTCGAGAAGATTCGGCATGCCCCGGGTCACTCTCTGGGCGAGGTCGGGGCCGATGGGATGGTCAAGGTTCCAGTCGGGATGGGATCAGGATCGGGTCGCCAGAAAATGTTGTGGTTGGCAGCAGGAATGGCCCTGGCCACGGCTTTTGCCGTGACACCCTGGATCTGGCAAGGCCATTCCGGGAATACCTCCCGGTCGGCGGAACCAAAAATCCGGCAGGAATCCTCGGCAGGCCAACGGGAACCACAACGTTTCCCGGGTGACGGATCCCTGACAGGTGACAGTCAATCCCGCAGCCCCAACTTTGATGTGGATGCCTCCGAAGATGCGGATGTATCCCTGGAATCGGATACCGATTTTGTCTCCGGAGATCATGATCAGGAATCCGAATCTGCCAAGGCGGGCAAGCGGTTGGCTTCCGGCAATGCCACCGCGCCAGTCAACCCGGTATCCGGCGTGGCACGGGATCCCGGAAAAGTGTTTCCGGCACCGTTCATGGTGCAACTGGGGGTATTTTTTACCACGGAAGAGGCGATCCGTTTTCAGGCGGGGTTGCCGGCCAAAGTACGCGAGTCCAGCCGGATTTCTCCGGTACGGGATTTTTTGAATCGTCCCATGTTTGCCGTGCGTTCCGGGCCTTTTGGCAGTCGGGAGGAAGCGGCAGCAGTCTCGGGAATGTATGATGCCCAGGGGGTGGAGGGGGCGTTTGTGGCCCAGGCCGTGGAAGAGGTTCCCCTGGTGCAGATGGATGGCAAGGTCAGCAATCCATCGGTGGATGTCCTGCCGCCGGTTCTCTCGGCCACGCCTCAATCCCATGCCACCGAAGTGGACCCTCCCGCCACGACCGGGGGCGAGAACGGCAAACCGTTTTTCCTTTATGCGATTCAGGCCGGGTCATTTCGTGAGGGGAGTGCTGCGGAATCCCTGGCCGCCAAATTGCGGGACAAGGGGCAGTTTCCCTATATCCTGAGATTACGGGGTGTGGATAATGCGCTGTGGCACAGTGTCTGTTTCGGTTTGTTCACCGATATGGAAGTGGCCAAGAAAGCCTTGAAACAGTTCAAAGGTGGCGAACTGGGCAAGGCCTATGTCCTGCCGGTGGAGTCCCGTTCGTTCATCAAGTTCATTGCCCGGCGCAATGATGGGACGGTTGCGCCTGGCGTCCTGGATAACGAGACAACTCCCGACAATGAGAAGAAGCGTACCAACAAGACCCGGTCCGACAAGAGCCGGGAGGCCAAGGTAATGGAAGCCAAAGTAGCAGAGGCCAAAGTGGCAGAGGCCAAAGTGGCAGAGGCCAAAGTAGCAGAGGCCAGGGTAGCAGAGGCCAAGGTAACGGAAGCCAAAGTAGAAGAGGCCAAGGTAGCAGAAGCCAAGGTAACGGAAGCCAAAGCAGCAGAAGCCAAGGTAACGGAAGCCAAGGTGCAGGAAACCAGAAATGTTGCATCCAGGGCCAGGGAAAGCATGCCCCGGCAGTCTGTGGCTGAAACAACTGTGGCCGAACCTGAGGTTGCGGAAGTTTCTGGCGTTTCCGGGAGTGGCGGTGACCTATCCGGAAAATCCCGGGCCGCCGAAACCAACAAATCTTCAGGCAACCTACCAGCGGCTGGAGTCGGCAGCCGGGTTGTGTCCCAAAAAAATTATATCGATGAAAAGGATCGTTACGCCATTCAGGTAGGGGCTTTCATGGAGGATGAAACAGCCCGGGACTTGGTGCGTGAGCTGCGCAAGCGCGGGTACGATCCCTATATTCTGGAATTGCCCAATGGCAATACTGCGGGGAAAATGCGCAAGACAGTGCGTATTGGCAGCTTCCATGAGTTGCGGGATGCCGAAAAAGCCAATATTGAGTTCCGCAAGCGTGAGAAACGGGACGGCTATGTGGTGACAATCGACTCTTCTCACAGCCCGGGTGATATGTCGGGCAAGGGAGAAAAGCTGGTTTTGGCCAGCAAAGGGGGAGAGGAGGTTCTGGTCAAAAAAGGGGATGGACCGGTCCAAGTCAATAAAAGCGATGCGGCGGTTGATGTGCTGGAGGATTACAGCAACAAGACGGGCGAAGCGGCCATGGTCGCTGCCGAGGCCGATCCATTGTTGACGGACCATGCCGCGCCGGCGGGCAAACCGGCCAAGGTTTCGGAAAAGCAGACGGAAACCGGTGCAGGCGCAGAAAAGCCCTATCCCTTCCTGCATAAACCCAAACCCCTGAAAGATGTGATACAAAAAGCCGGGGATGGTGTGTCCGGGAAAAGCATGCAATCGGACAAATTTTATCAAGAGGCGCAACGGTTGGAACAGGGAGGCGATCTCAAGGGGGCCGAGGAGTTTGCCCGGCGTGCCCTGGATTTGAATCCGGTCAACCAGCGTGCCCGGGAATTTCTGGCCCGGATCCTGTTCACCTCCGGGCGGTCCAATGAGGCCTATCCCCTGCTATCCGAAGGCTTGGCCAAGGGTTTCGATGCGGGCCTCGTCAAGCTGTTTGCCCGGATTCTTGTCCAGGACGGCAAGACGGAATCGGCGCTGGGGGTGCTGGAAAATGCCCAGGCCCAGGGTGGGGCGGAAGATGAGGAACTCATGGCCCTGCTCGCCGCCATGTACCAGCGCAATAAAAACCATTGGAAAGCCATCGAACTGTACGAAAAATTGTTGGCAAAACATACGGATAATTCCATCTGGTGGATGGGTTTGGCCATCTCCCTGGAGGGGGTGGAAGAAAAAACCTCGGCCTTGCAGGCCTACCAGAATGCCATGGACAATGGTCAACTCAAGTTGAACCTGAAAAATTTTGTCGGCAAGAGGATCCAGGCGCTGTCAAACTGA
- a CDS encoding AAA family ATPase has translation MNYLNHFGMRTTPFSLTPDTEFLFEDVEFLMTAKTVLAALEEGEGIVKVTGDIGTGKTMLGRYLLGTLEKRYAVAYLLNPLLSVRDLNQVLAAEFGVEAEPGMGFQVLLNRMLEKLMQMGSRGMKALILVDEAQSVPDSTLEALRLMTNLETEKEKVVQVVLLGQLELDQRLEQPEVRALKQRIATSCHLRAMDAERLRSYVRHRLLAAGCTRQDLFADGALEALFRGSRGSPRLVHILANKALAMAAEGREMQVNARHMRMAIQSTEGVSTVMPKKYISFKWLYDLIALFVTWIQRRRKVLNMG, from the coding sequence ATGAACTACCTCAATCATTTTGGAATGCGTACCACACCCTTTTCCCTGACGCCGGATACCGAGTTCCTGTTCGAGGATGTGGAGTTTTTGATGACGGCCAAGACGGTTCTGGCTGCCTTGGAGGAGGGAGAGGGGATCGTCAAAGTGACCGGTGATATCGGTACCGGCAAGACCATGCTGGGGCGCTATCTCCTGGGAACTTTGGAAAAACGTTATGCAGTGGCCTATTTATTGAATCCGTTACTTTCGGTACGAGATTTGAATCAGGTACTGGCAGCCGAGTTTGGGGTCGAGGCCGAACCGGGCATGGGCTTCCAGGTGTTGCTGAACCGGATGCTCGAAAAACTGATGCAGATGGGGTCACGCGGCATGAAAGCCCTGATCCTTGTCGATGAGGCCCAGTCGGTGCCCGATTCCACCCTGGAAGCTCTGCGCCTGATGACCAATCTGGAAACAGAGAAGGAAAAAGTCGTCCAGGTGGTCCTGCTCGGACAGCTCGAACTGGATCAAAGGTTGGAACAGCCGGAAGTGCGTGCCTTGAAACAGCGCATCGCCACTTCCTGCCACCTGCGGGCCATGGATGCGGAACGGTTGCGGAGCTACGTCAGGCATCGTTTGCTGGCCGCAGGGTGTACCAGACAGGATTTGTTTGCGGATGGGGCACTGGAGGCCTTGTTCCGTGGCAGTCGGGGTTCACCGCGTCTGGTCCATATTCTGGCCAACAAGGCCCTGGCCATGGCCGCCGAAGGTCGAGAGATGCAGGTGAATGCCCGGCATATGCGCATGGCCATCCAGAGTACGGAAGGTGTATCGACTGTGATGCCAAAAAAATATATTTCTTTCAAATGGTTGTACGACCTGATAGCGCTTTTTGTCACCTGGATCCAACGGCGCCGGAAGGTCCTGAACATGGGATGA